A genomic window from Leptospira andrefontaineae includes:
- a CDS encoding NADPH-dependent assimilatory sulfite reductase hemoprotein subunit has product MSEQKELSEVEHIKTASKGLRGKIGTAIETGADGFEEDDKQLIKFHGMYQQKDRDRRKDDAGEFIENPTSFMIRGRIPGGRLTSDQYMVWDDLADKFGGGALRLTTRQSIQMHTILLKDLKPIMQAVHKVNLSTMGACGDVVRNVTQALNPWGNKELSQLDPIAQLLSDHFKYKSNAYAELWLGESQLNKEDEPDPIYGTTYLPRKFKIAVTLAGNNSVDLYTNDMGFAATLDANGKIDGYFAFAGGGLGMTHNKPETYPRAADLLGWIPEKDLISVAEGIVTSHRDFGDRTNRKHARLKYVLAEKGVEWFRSEVERRSGAKFDIDRKLPKWETPNYLGWTERADGTLALGFHTLSGRIKDFPEKPLKTALKDIISGFKLNVQVTADQDLVLMGIKKEDKEKLESKLKEYNINPASPKPLYDRALACPALPTCGLALTESERTFPQLLESIQKVIDKLDLNDRAPIVRMTGCPNGCARPYSAEIGIVGQQAGGKYSLFFGGNPEGTKVGDYVAKKVPFADIPVQLEKAFEVWKKEGSPNERFGDFAARYSLDKFRELLGAM; this is encoded by the coding sequence ATGTCAGAACAAAAAGAACTTAGCGAAGTCGAACATATTAAAACCGCCTCTAAGGGACTAAGAGGAAAGATCGGTACTGCTATTGAAACAGGTGCAGATGGATTCGAGGAAGATGACAAACAATTGATCAAATTCCACGGAATGTACCAGCAAAAGGACAGGGACCGTAGGAAAGACGACGCCGGAGAATTTATAGAGAACCCAACCTCTTTTATGATCCGTGGAAGGATCCCGGGTGGAAGGCTTACTTCTGACCAATACATGGTCTGGGACGATTTGGCCGATAAATTCGGCGGTGGCGCTTTACGTTTAACTACTAGACAGTCCATCCAAATGCACACAATCCTTCTTAAAGATCTTAAACCGATCATGCAAGCAGTCCATAAGGTGAATCTTTCCACTATGGGAGCATGTGGTGACGTTGTGCGTAATGTGACTCAGGCATTAAACCCTTGGGGAAACAAAGAGCTTAGCCAATTGGATCCGATCGCTCAATTATTATCCGATCATTTTAAATATAAGAGTAACGCGTACGCCGAATTATGGTTAGGTGAAAGTCAGCTTAATAAAGAGGACGAACCAGATCCGATCTATGGAACCACTTATCTCCCTAGAAAGTTCAAAATAGCCGTTACTCTTGCAGGTAATAACTCTGTCGATCTTTACACCAACGATATGGGATTCGCCGCTACGTTGGATGCGAACGGAAAGATAGACGGTTATTTCGCTTTCGCAGGCGGCGGGCTCGGAATGACCCACAATAAACCTGAGACTTATCCTAGAGCGGCTGACTTACTAGGTTGGATCCCTGAAAAAGATCTGATCTCCGTTGCGGAAGGTATCGTAACTTCCCATAGAGATTTCGGAGATCGTACGAACCGTAAACATGCTCGTCTGAAATATGTTTTAGCTGAGAAGGGTGTGGAATGGTTCCGTTCCGAAGTAGAACGTAGATCAGGTGCAAAATTCGATATCGATCGTAAACTTCCTAAATGGGAAACTCCTAATTATCTCGGTTGGACAGAAAGAGCGGATGGAACTCTTGCATTAGGATTCCATACTCTTTCCGGAAGGATTAAGGACTTTCCTGAAAAGCCGTTAAAGACTGCTTTGAAAGATATCATTTCCGGTTTCAAACTGAACGTGCAGGTAACTGCGGATCAGGATTTGGTTTTGATGGGAATCAAAAAAGAAGATAAAGAGAAGTTAGAATCTAAATTAAAAGAATATAATATTAATCCTGCTTCTCCTAAACCTTTGTATGATCGTGCACTTGCATGTCCTGCACTTCCTACCTGCGGTTTGGCATTGACCGAATCTGAAAGGACTTTCCCGCAACTATTGGAATCCATCCAAAAAGTGATCGATAAGTTGGACCTGAATGATAGAGCTCCTATCGTGAGAATGACTGGATGCCCTAATGGTTGCGCAAGACCTTATTCTGCGGAAATAGGTATCGTTGGCCAACAAGCAGGTGGAAAATATTCCTTATTCTTTGGAGGAAATCCGGAAGGAACTAAAGTAGGCGACTATGTTGCTAAAAAGGTTCCATTTGCAGACATTCCAGTCCAACTAGAGAAAGCATTCGAAGTTTGGAAAAAAGAAGGAAGTCCGAACGAAAGATTCGGGGACTTTGCCGCTCGATATTCCTTGGATAAGTTCAGGGAATTATTAGGAGCAATGTAA
- a CDS encoding precorrin-2 dehydrogenase/sirohydrochlorin ferrochelatase family protein, protein MNQLLPVFIKLENKKVLVVGGGNVALEKLQHLKDTGCSLTVISKEFKSETVRLLFSIKDAKIETREVNVSDLDGFDLVYSATNDRQTNRDLVEYAKQKKIWINCADDPSLCDFYSSAYFDRGPIRVAVSTQGGFAGLAGTIRTILEEILPKDHDQELENLLEIRNLSKRKLGDPEERKTALKFLLSEFKQKYLSTDTKS, encoded by the coding sequence ATGAACCAACTTCTCCCGGTTTTTATAAAATTAGAAAATAAGAAAGTGTTAGTAGTAGGCGGAGGAAATGTGGCCCTCGAGAAACTACAACACTTGAAAGATACTGGCTGCTCACTCACGGTTATCTCTAAAGAATTCAAATCGGAAACTGTTCGTTTACTTTTTTCCATTAAAGACGCAAAGATAGAAACGAGAGAAGTTAATGTTTCCGATCTGGATGGTTTCGATTTGGTATATTCTGCTACAAACGATAGACAGACCAATCGAGACTTAGTTGAATACGCAAAACAAAAAAAGATTTGGATCAATTGTGCGGACGATCCTTCTCTTTGTGATTTTTATTCTTCTGCATATTTTGATAGGGGACCGATCCGTGTGGCGGTTTCCACTCAAGGCGGGTTCGCTGGACTTGCAGGGACCATCCGTACCATTCTTGAAGAGATTCTTCCTAAGGATCATGATCAAGAACTCGAAAATTTATTAGAAATCCGTAATTTGAGCAAACGTAAATTAGGTGATCCGGAAGAAAGGAAAACCGCTCTCAAATTTTTGCTGAGCGAGTTTAAACAGAAATACTTATCAACGGATACGAAATCATAG
- the cobA gene encoding uroporphyrinogen-III C-methyltransferase, whose amino-acid sequence MNTEVGKVYLVGAGPGNPELMTLKALRILEKAEVILYDALLDSSFLEYFPSSSIVHYVGKRAGQHSATQEEIQDLIIRYSLQGKTVVRLKGGDPFVFGRGGEELLTLRKHKIPYEIIPGVSALSAGSSGAGFPLTHRGLSRQVLIMDGHTVLQEDTDWKWFAEFKGTIALFMGTSSIVQISKKLLDNGASSLLPVALVENASLKNQKTTVTSLGKIIEEGLSKQSSGPGIIYIGPVVHLIGENPELDIQGFASQGEEL is encoded by the coding sequence ATGAATACCGAAGTGGGAAAAGTATATTTGGTGGGAGCGGGTCCCGGAAATCCGGAACTAATGACCTTAAAAGCCCTGAGAATATTAGAAAAAGCAGAAGTAATTCTGTACGATGCTTTATTAGATTCTTCCTTTTTGGAATATTTTCCTTCTTCTTCCATTGTCCATTATGTTGGTAAAAGGGCAGGGCAGCACTCTGCAACTCAGGAAGAGATCCAAGATCTGATCATAAGATATTCTCTCCAGGGTAAAACCGTCGTACGCTTGAAAGGAGGAGATCCTTTCGTATTCGGTAGAGGCGGAGAAGAATTACTCACTTTAAGAAAACATAAAATTCCATATGAGATCATTCCGGGTGTAAGTGCTTTGAGTGCCGGATCTTCCGGTGCAGGGTTTCCCCTAACTCATAGAGGATTATCTAGACAGGTCCTGATCATGGACGGTCATACTGTTTTACAAGAAGATACCGATTGGAAATGGTTTGCCGAGTTCAAGGGAACAATCGCTCTGTTTATGGGAACTTCTTCCATTGTACAGATCTCTAAAAAATTGCTCGATAACGGAGCTTCTTCTCTTCTTCCGGTAGCTCTGGTGGAAAATGCCAGTTTAAAAAATCAAAAGACAACCGTAACAAGTTTGGGTAAAATTATAGAAGAAGGTTTATCCAAACAAAGTTCAGGACCTGGAATTATTTATATTGGTCCTGTTGTTCATTTGATCGGCGAAAACCCTGAACTAGACATTCAAGGATTTGCTTCTCAAGGAGAAGAACTATGA
- a CDS encoding sulfate adenylyltransferase subunit 1: protein MDLLRFITAGSVDDGKSTLIGRLLYDSKSVFQDQLEAIEKTGQVNGQINLALLTDGLKAEREQGITIDVAYKYFSTPKRKFIIADAPGHIQYTRNMVTGASNSELAIILIDSRKGVIEQTYRHSYIASLLKIPHVVICVNKMDLVDFSKERFEEIVEDYKNFASDLDFKGLEFIPISALNGDNVVDTSPNMTWWKGKTLLGYLEDLEIEVDETKHEPRFPVQYVIRPQTEDHHDYRGYAGQVRSGVFKKGDDIVVLPSGLRSKIKSINTYESEVEEAFAPMSVTILLEDEIDISRGDMIVTDKHQPTVSQDLEAELCWMDAKSLVPGNKYLLRQTTGSVKSAVKEISFRIDIQTHEKLESSQLALNEIGRIKIRTAKPVAFDPYSENRGTGSFVLVDEGTNNTVGAGMIVGAY from the coding sequence ACATTGATCGGTCGTCTTTTGTACGATAGCAAATCGGTATTCCAAGATCAGTTAGAGGCGATCGAAAAAACAGGCCAAGTAAACGGTCAGATCAATTTAGCTCTTCTTACCGACGGACTTAAAGCAGAAAGAGAACAAGGGATCACAATCGATGTGGCCTATAAGTATTTCTCTACTCCAAAAAGAAAGTTCATCATTGCGGACGCACCGGGACATATCCAATACACACGTAATATGGTGACCGGTGCTTCTAACTCCGAGCTCGCAATCATCCTGATTGATTCTCGTAAGGGAGTGATCGAACAAACTTACAGACATTCTTATATTGCTTCTTTATTAAAAATCCCTCATGTAGTTATCTGCGTGAATAAGATGGACTTGGTGGACTTTTCCAAAGAACGTTTTGAGGAGATCGTAGAAGATTATAAAAACTTTGCTTCCGATCTGGATTTTAAAGGGTTGGAGTTCATACCAATTTCCGCTCTTAACGGGGACAATGTTGTAGATACTTCTCCAAATATGACATGGTGGAAAGGTAAAACTCTTTTGGGTTACTTAGAAGACCTGGAAATCGAAGTGGATGAGACTAAACACGAGCCTAGATTCCCGGTTCAATATGTGATCCGTCCTCAAACGGAAGATCATCATGATTACAGAGGATATGCCGGTCAGGTTAGAAGTGGCGTTTTCAAAAAGGGAGACGATATAGTAGTTCTTCCGAGCGGATTACGTTCTAAGATCAAATCTATCAACACTTACGAAAGCGAAGTTGAAGAAGCTTTTGCTCCAATGTCTGTTACTATTCTTCTGGAAGATGAAATAGATATCAGCCGTGGAGATATGATTGTAACTGATAAACACCAGCCAACCGTATCTCAAGATCTGGAAGCGGAACTTTGTTGGATGGACGCCAAATCTTTGGTTCCAGGAAATAAATATCTTTTAAGACAAACTACAGGATCCGTAAAGTCCGCAGTTAAGGAAATTTCCTTTAGGATAGATATCCAAACTCACGAAAAATTAGAATCTTCTCAACTTGCATTGAACGAGATCGGAAGGATCAAGATTAGAACTGCCAAACCTGTCGCGTTCGATCCTTATTCTGAAAATCGTGGAACGGGAAGTTTCGTTTTGGTGGATGAAGGTACCAATAATACAGTTGGTGCTGGGATGATCGTAGGAGCCTACTGA